The following proteins come from a genomic window of Lachnoclostridium phytofermentans ISDg:
- the recN gene encoding DNA repair protein RecN yields the protein MLLSLHVKNFAIIDEVEVYFKDHLNILTGETGAGKSILIDSINVALGGKVTKDIIRKNCEYALVELVFVTNRPEVLKLLEENDLPTEDGQILISRKIMTNGRSICKLNGENVTAQLLKDIATLLLDIHGQHEHQSLLYKHKHLEMIDRFAKEEAAVHKEKVQELYHSYQKLKEEYDNAEIDEDKRLRELSFLEYEMNEIEEAKLVMDEDISLQAEYKKLSNANLINENLSGAYKQTSDSSDSAADLVSRAVKFLSKISEYDLQLNGFLTQLIDIEGLLNDFNRDVSEYLSDSGDGLEGFIEVENRLNLINHLKSKYGNSIGEIFNYYKNLDSKKKKYEAYDEYLQDLRQKIDVTEQKLRKECEILSSIRRKTSSQLAEKMKAALIDLNFLDVNFEIEIKQLNNYTVNGLDEAEFMISTNPGEPIRPLAKIASGGELSRIMLAIKSVMAKKDDIQTLIFDEIDVGISGRTAQKVSEKLGLLAGEHQILCITHLPQIAAMADTHFIIEKNTDGISTNTNIRQLDETEVVQELARILGGAKITDNVLTNALEMKELANHTKKYR from the coding sequence ATGCTGCTAAGTCTGCATGTTAAGAACTTTGCCATTATTGATGAGGTCGAAGTTTATTTTAAAGATCATTTGAATATATTAACAGGTGAAACCGGTGCTGGTAAGTCTATCTTAATTGATTCCATTAATGTTGCACTTGGCGGCAAAGTAACCAAAGACATTATTCGAAAAAATTGTGAATATGCATTGGTAGAATTAGTGTTTGTAACGAATCGTCCTGAAGTATTAAAGCTTCTTGAGGAGAACGATTTACCAACAGAAGATGGTCAGATATTAATTTCTAGAAAGATTATGACAAATGGTAGGAGCATCTGCAAATTAAATGGGGAGAATGTAACCGCCCAATTGTTAAAAGATATTGCTACCTTGCTTCTTGATATCCACGGACAGCATGAACATCAGTCCTTATTATATAAACATAAGCATTTAGAGATGATTGACCGTTTTGCAAAAGAAGAAGCAGCGGTACATAAAGAAAAAGTCCAAGAATTATATCATTCTTATCAAAAATTAAAAGAAGAATATGATAATGCTGAGATTGATGAGGATAAACGTTTAAGAGAACTTTCTTTCTTAGAATATGAGATGAATGAAATAGAAGAAGCGAAGCTTGTGATGGATGAAGATATCAGTTTACAAGCAGAATATAAAAAATTATCCAATGCAAATTTAATTAATGAAAATTTATCAGGAGCTTACAAGCAAACATCAGACAGTTCAGATAGTGCAGCTGATTTAGTTAGTCGAGCTGTAAAATTTTTAAGTAAGATATCTGAGTATGATTTGCAGTTAAATGGATTTTTAACTCAATTAATTGATATTGAGGGGTTACTCAATGACTTCAATCGTGATGTTTCAGAGTATCTTAGTGATTCTGGTGATGGTTTAGAAGGCTTTATAGAGGTTGAAAATCGTTTAAATCTGATAAATCACTTAAAATCAAAGTATGGAAATAGCATTGGTGAGATTTTTAATTATTATAAAAATTTGGATTCAAAAAAGAAAAAATACGAAGCTTATGATGAATATTTGCAGGATCTAAGACAAAAAATAGATGTAACAGAACAAAAGTTAAGAAAAGAATGTGAGATATTATCTTCTATTCGTAGAAAAACATCATCTCAATTAGCGGAAAAGATGAAAGCAGCTTTAATTGATTTAAATTTCTTGGATGTGAATTTTGAGATAGAGATTAAACAACTTAACAATTATACGGTTAATGGTTTAGATGAAGCCGAATTTATGATTTCTACTAACCCAGGAGAACCAATTAGACCACTTGCAAAAATTGCATCTGGTGGTGAATTGTCAAGAATCATGTTGGCCATCAAGTCGGTTATGGCTAAAAAAGATGATATTCAGACATTAATTTTTGATGAAATAGATGTTGGTATCAGTGGAAGAACTGCTCAAAAAGTATCAGAAAAATTAGGTTTATTAGCTGGTGAACATCAAATTTTATGTATTACACATTTACCACAGATTGCAGCAATGGCTGATACACATTTTATTATTGAAAAAAATACCGATGGCATTTCAACAAATACAAATATACGTCAATTAGACGAAACAGAGGTTGTTCAAGAATTAGCAAGAATTCTTGGTGGTGCTAAAATTACAGACAATGTTCTAACGAATGCTTTAGAGATGAAAGAACTAGCGAATCATACGAAAAAATATCGCTAA
- the spoIVB gene encoding SpoIVB peptidase, with amino-acid sequence MHKSLTGEINADPRKRRYRRFLVLFLILDVIGIFLFSYYILNKAIPDKIRILVDKSQNFNLKIPIQAEIESDDVTVSQIAKSNVPAGQMHIDLNKPFQLQANKTGSYKVNLKLFGWLSIKNISLDVIDTIEVIPCGGTIGITLETDGILVLGTAEVMSKDGMNYEPALNILKTGDYIMEANNQSLSSKEELIQIIQSCDGQPVSLKVKRDSEYVTLKVQPVATATGEYKIGTWIRDDTQGIGTLTFVTTTGDYGALGHGITDVDTGLLMSVKTGGVYDAEVVNIIKGKAGQPGELSGVIHENSLSKIGSITKNTPQGIFGQIVNTSDIYKRVSNNIYNSPIPIALKQEIKTGDATILCNVEGQIKEYKISIENIDFGNKTHSKGLVIKITDERLKELTGGIVQGMSGSPIIQNGKLVGAVTHVFIRDASMGYGTFIENMLEIIQQ; translated from the coding sequence ATGCATAAATCACTCACAGGGGAAATTAATGCCGATCCGAGAAAAAGGAGATACCGAAGATTTTTAGTGTTATTTTTAATACTTGATGTCATAGGTATCTTCTTATTTTCCTATTATATATTGAACAAAGCAATACCTGATAAAATTAGAATTTTAGTTGATAAATCGCAGAATTTTAATCTTAAAATTCCAATACAAGCGGAAATTGAAAGCGATGATGTAACTGTATCACAGATAGCAAAATCTAATGTACCTGCCGGACAGATGCACATTGACCTTAATAAACCGTTTCAATTACAAGCAAATAAAACTGGTTCGTATAAAGTAAATTTAAAATTATTTGGATGGTTATCAATTAAAAATATCTCCCTTGATGTAATCGACACGATAGAGGTTATTCCCTGCGGGGGAACTATCGGTATCACTTTAGAAACAGATGGTATTCTAGTGCTTGGTACAGCGGAGGTAATGTCCAAAGATGGTATGAATTATGAACCTGCTCTTAATATATTAAAAACAGGCGATTATATTATGGAAGCAAATAATCAAAGTTTATCTAGCAAAGAAGAACTGATACAAATTATTCAATCATGTGATGGTCAGCCGGTTTCTTTAAAAGTGAAAAGAGATTCTGAGTATGTTACCCTCAAAGTGCAACCAGTTGCTACCGCAACCGGTGAATATAAAATTGGTACTTGGATACGAGATGATACACAAGGTATTGGAACATTAACCTTTGTTACAACTACAGGTGATTATGGTGCGTTAGGTCATGGAATTACAGATGTTGATACTGGACTTTTAATGTCTGTAAAGACTGGCGGAGTATATGATGCTGAAGTTGTAAATATCATCAAAGGTAAGGCAGGACAACCTGGTGAGTTAAGTGGAGTTATTCATGAAAATTCTCTTAGTAAGATAGGTTCGATAACTAAGAATACCCCACAAGGGATATTTGGACAAATTGTAAATACTTCTGATATTTACAAACGTGTTTCAAATAATATATATAATAGTCCGATACCAATTGCGTTAAAACAAGAGATAAAAACAGGGGATGCTACAATTCTATGTAATGTGGAAGGTCAAATTAAAGAATATAAGATATCCATTGAAAATATAGACTTTGGAAATAAGACCCATAGTAAAGGGTTAGTAATAAAAATTACGGATGAACGTCTAAAAGAATTGACTGGAGGAATTGTGCAAGGAATGAGTGGTAGTCCAATTATCCAAAATGGGAAATTAGTAGGAGCTGTAACCCATGTCTTTATTCGTGATGCTTCGATGGGATATGGCACTTTCATAGAAAATATGCTCGAGATAATCCAACAGTAA
- the glgA gene encoding glycogen synthase GlgA has protein sequence MKKILFVASESVPFIKTDGLADVVGSLPKYINKNNFDIRVILPNYMSIPRQWKEKMLYRTHFYMNLNWRTQYVGVLEYQYEGIWYYFIDNEFYFAGNKPYGNIYEDIEKFAFLSKAVLTCLPVLDFRPDIIHCHDWQTGLVPVFLHDSFQKNEFYHGIKTIMTIHNLKFQGVWDKKTVQDITALSEYYFSPDKLETYGDANYLKGGIVFSDYITTVSDTYAHDITMPFYGEGLDGLMRARSDCLCGIVNGIDYEEYNPEFDPFINKPYNAKNFRKEKIKNKRALQQELGLAKDDKAFMIGIVSRLIDQNGLDLIDCVMEDICAEDTQLIILGTGKDRYENLFRHYARKYSSRVSANIFYSNEQSHKIYAACDAFLMPSLFEPCGLSQLMSLRYGTVPIVRETGGLVDTVEPYNQHESTGTGFTFKNYNAHEMLYTIRFAKEIYQDKKREWNKIIDRGMAKDFSWKTSARKYEELYESL, from the coding sequence ATGAAAAAGATTTTATTCGTTGCATCAGAAAGCGTTCCATTTATTAAGACAGATGGTCTGGCTGATGTTGTAGGTTCTTTACCGAAATACATAAATAAGAATAATTTTGATATTCGTGTTATTCTCCCTAATTATATGTCGATTCCGAGGCAGTGGAAGGAGAAAATGCTGTATCGGACGCATTTTTACATGAATTTAAATTGGAGAACACAATATGTTGGTGTATTAGAATATCAATATGAAGGAATATGGTATTATTTTATTGATAATGAATTTTATTTTGCAGGAAATAAACCATATGGAAATATATACGAAGACATTGAAAAATTCGCTTTTTTAAGCAAAGCAGTTTTAACCTGTCTACCGGTACTTGACTTCCGACCAGATATTATACACTGTCATGATTGGCAGACAGGGTTAGTTCCAGTATTTTTACATGATAGCTTTCAAAAAAATGAATTTTATCATGGTATAAAAACTATAATGACAATACATAATCTAAAGTTTCAAGGAGTTTGGGATAAAAAGACGGTACAGGATATAACAGCGCTATCTGAGTACTACTTTTCTCCTGACAAACTGGAAACATACGGTGATGCGAATTATCTAAAAGGAGGTATCGTATTCTCTGATTATATAACAACGGTTAGCGATACCTATGCGCACGATATCACTATGCCTTTCTACGGAGAAGGATTGGATGGGTTAATGCGCGCTCGTTCCGATTGTCTATGTGGAATTGTAAATGGAATTGATTATGAGGAATACAATCCAGAATTCGATCCTTTCATAAACAAACCATATAATGCAAAGAACTTTAGAAAAGAAAAGATAAAAAATAAGCGTGCACTTCAACAGGAATTAGGTCTAGCGAAGGATGATAAAGCTTTTATGATTGGAATAGTTTCACGCTTAATAGATCAAAACGGATTGGATTTGATTGATTGCGTGATGGAAGATATATGCGCAGAGGATACGCAACTGATTATCCTTGGTACTGGTAAAGATAGATATGAAAATTTATTTCGCCATTATGCAAGGAAATATAGTAGTCGTGTATCTGCAAATATTTTTTATTCTAATGAACAATCCCATAAAATTTATGCCGCATGTGATGCGTTTTTAATGCCCTCACTGTTTGAACCTTGCGGCTTAAGCCAGTTAATGAGTTTAAGGTATGGTACAGTTCCCATAGTGAGAGAAACCGGTGGTCTTGTAGATACCGTTGAGCCATATAACCAACACGAAAGTACAGGAACAGGATTTACTTTTAAAAATTATAATGCTCATGAGATGCTATACACCATCCGATTTGCAAAAGAAATATATCAAGATAAAAAGCGAGAATGGAATAAGATTATTGATAGAGGAATGGCAAAAGATTTTTCGTGGAAAACTTCTGCGAGAAAATATGAAGAGTTATATGAATCTTTATAA
- the spo0A gene encoding sporulation transcription factor Spo0A codes for MGKISVVIVDDNIRMLNLLEEVLKNDNDVEVIGRAENGLEALEVIKDKNPDVVLLDLIMPKLDGLGVMEKIKKSSEFKKAPSFIVITAIGQERVTENAFELGASYYILKPFDNNTVLSRIKQLKADYHIKLVDNHKLNTFDNPAAYKEKNLESDVTNIIHEIGVPAHIKGYQYLRDAIMMSVDDTEMLNSITKQLYPSIAKRHKTTPSRVERAIRHAIEVAWSRGKMDTIDDLFGYTVSNGKGKPTNSEFVALIADKIRLEYKLRM; via the coding sequence ATGGGGAAAATAAGTGTGGTAATCGTTGACGACAACATCAGAATGTTAAATCTATTAGAAGAAGTACTAAAGAATGATAATGATGTCGAAGTAATTGGTAGAGCTGAAAATGGTCTTGAAGCATTAGAAGTAATTAAGGATAAAAATCCTGATGTTGTTTTATTGGATTTAATTATGCCAAAATTAGATGGACTAGGAGTTATGGAGAAGATCAAAAAGAGTTCTGAATTTAAAAAGGCACCATCTTTTATTGTCATTACGGCGATCGGTCAAGAGCGCGTAACTGAGAATGCATTTGAATTAGGCGCTAGTTACTATATTCTTAAACCATTCGATAATAATACTGTATTAAGTAGAATCAAGCAATTAAAAGCAGATTATCATATCAAATTAGTGGATAATCATAAACTAAATACATTTGATAATCCTGCAGCTTATAAAGAAAAAAATTTGGAGTCAGATGTTACCAATATCATTCATGAAATCGGTGTACCTGCACATATTAAAGGATATCAGTATCTTAGAGATGCAATTATGATGTCTGTTGATGATACTGAAATGTTAAACTCCATTACAAAACAATTATATCCATCGATTGCAAAGCGTCATAAAACTACACCAAGCAGAGTAGAAAGAGCGATACGTCATGCAATTGAAGTAGCTTGGAGTAGAGGCAAGATGGACACAATAGATGATTTATTTGGTTATACCGTTAGTAATGGAAAAGGTAAGCCAACGAATTCAGAGTTTGTAGCTTTAATAGCAGATAAAATCCGTTTAGAGTATAAGCTTAGAATGTGA
- a CDS encoding UDP-N-acetylmuramoyl-tripeptide--D-alanyl-D-alanine ligase: protein MATFHVNEIATITGGTIIKGNNDRTIFKISTNSKVGDSDTLFVPIVGERVDAHDFIADAYRQGIRVTLTSKDEIAEGTEDMVYIKVNHTVEALQRLGEYHRDHSNVPIIGITGSVGKTTTKEMIAAAFSTRSNVLKTIGNMNSQVGLPQMMLMLEDTHEVGIIEMGMSEFGEMERIAKVAKPKMAVVTNIGVSHIGQLKTQENIRKEKLNIVNYFTEDSILLLNGDDQLLLEIYDEYRKDNSSVKEKTQNNGSVDLSEMTRRSLNKASVYTFGTNPDCTIYADNIKTDGESTTFTFHYKNGTKEELVDDITLSVLGKHNILNALAAIFFAIQLGIDPLAAKEGLKEYKPIAMRGEIEKVNGITIIDDTYNASPDSMKGAIHVIMDMPKEHKKFIVFADILELGDISKKCHYEVGEYLAKQCKIEKACGKESTFIDEVITIGEEAKYILDGVRENGEDINTKSFMEREEAFKYIKTNLTKRDVILLKGSRGMKLDLIVERLKEELVKC from the coding sequence ATGGCAACGTTTCATGTAAACGAAATTGCTACAATTACTGGTGGCACTATAATAAAGGGAAATAATGATAGAACAATTTTTAAAATAAGCACTAACTCAAAAGTAGGAGATAGTGATACACTCTTTGTACCCATTGTTGGTGAAAGAGTAGATGCACATGATTTCATTGCAGATGCTTATAGGCAAGGTATCAGAGTAACGCTAACAAGCAAAGATGAAATAGCAGAAGGTACCGAAGATATGGTTTATATTAAAGTAAATCATACAGTAGAAGCATTACAACGTCTAGGAGAATATCATCGTGACCATAGTAATGTTCCAATCATTGGGATAACCGGAAGTGTTGGAAAAACTACGACAAAGGAAATGATAGCAGCAGCGTTTAGTACCAGAAGTAATGTTTTAAAAACGATTGGGAATATGAATAGTCAAGTTGGTTTGCCACAAATGATGCTGATGCTTGAAGATACTCATGAAGTTGGTATTATTGAGATGGGTATGAGTGAATTTGGTGAAATGGAGCGTATCGCTAAAGTAGCAAAGCCTAAAATGGCAGTTGTTACAAACATCGGTGTTTCGCATATCGGACAGTTAAAGACACAGGAAAATATTCGGAAAGAAAAATTAAACATTGTGAATTACTTTACCGAGGATTCCATTCTTCTATTAAATGGTGATGATCAGCTATTATTGGAAATCTACGATGAATATAGAAAAGATAATAGCTCTGTCAAAGAAAAAACACAAAATAATGGTAGTGTTGATTTATCAGAAATGACACGAAGAAGCTTAAATAAGGCATCTGTTTATACCTTTGGAACAAACCCTGATTGTACCATTTATGCTGACAACATAAAAACAGATGGTGAGTCAACAACATTTACTTTTCATTACAAAAATGGTACGAAAGAAGAACTTGTAGATGACATCACTTTATCAGTTCTTGGTAAGCATAATATATTAAACGCTCTTGCTGCTATTTTCTTTGCAATTCAATTAGGAATAGATCCTTTGGCTGCAAAAGAAGGATTAAAAGAGTATAAACCAATCGCAATGCGTGGAGAGATAGAAAAAGTCAATGGAATCACAATAATTGACGATACTTACAATGCTAGTCCTGACTCCATGAAGGGAGCAATTCATGTTATAATGGATATGCCAAAAGAACATAAGAAGTTCATAGTATTTGCGGATATTTTAGAACTTGGAGACATCTCTAAAAAATGTCATTATGAGGTGGGAGAATATTTAGCAAAGCAATGTAAGATAGAAAAAGCTTGTGGGAAAGAATCAACATTTATCGATGAAGTAATAACGATTGGTGAGGAAGCAAAGTATATCCTCGATGGAGTAAGGGAAAACGGGGAAGACATAAACACAAAGAGTTTTATGGAGCGAGAGGAAGCTTTTAAATATATTAAAACTAATTTGACAAAAAGGGACGTTATACTTTTAAAAGGTTCCCGAGGTATGAAGCTTGATTTAATCGTTGAGAGATTAAAGGAAGAGTTAGTTAAGTGTTAA
- a CDS encoding UDP-N-acetylmuramoyl-L-alanyl-D-glutamate--2,6-diaminopimelate ligase, whose translation MKLTKLLERLTYQCKEGTVDREISTLCYDSRKVEKDSIFVCITGVVSDGHSFVNEVIAKGSTVIVAEKEVSVPDGVTLLLVSNTREALAYLSAAYFDYPAEKLKTIGITGTKGKTTTTYMVHSILSEAGIKTGLIGTIETMIGDTVIPANNTTPESYLVQQYFAKMVEDGCTCVVMEVSSQGLMLHRVSGFTFDIGVFTNMEPDHIGPGEHGSFEEYMACKGLLFKQCKVGIANVDDKHMEQVLSGHTCTLETYGLSEKADLRAVDIDLHSKLGNLMVLYKVKGLCDFPVQVNIPGKFTVYNSLTAIAICRHFNISTERIKEVLTKVKVKGRVEPVEVSKKFTMMIDYAHNAMSLQSVLSTLREYEPKRLVCLFGCGGNRSKDRRFEMGEISSNLADYTIVTSDNPRFEEPQDILNDIVVGVKRGKGDYIAILDRKEAIRHSILTAKEGDIILIAGKGHENYQEIRGVKHHMDDRELIQEIVAEMTLEQRNAL comes from the coding sequence ATGAAGTTAACCAAGTTATTAGAGCGTCTAACTTACCAATGTAAAGAAGGAACTGTTGATAGAGAAATTAGTACGTTATGCTATGATTCAAGAAAAGTAGAAAAGGATTCTATCTTCGTATGCATTACAGGTGTAGTAAGCGACGGTCATTCTTTTGTTAATGAGGTTATCGCAAAAGGTTCCACTGTAATTGTTGCTGAGAAGGAAGTATCTGTACCAGATGGTGTTACCTTATTATTAGTATCAAATACTAGAGAAGCACTTGCTTATTTATCCGCAGCGTATTTTGATTATCCAGCAGAAAAATTAAAAACAATTGGAATCACTGGTACGAAGGGTAAAACAACGACAACTTACATGGTTCATTCCATTCTTTCTGAGGCAGGAATAAAAACTGGTCTAATTGGTACGATTGAGACGATGATAGGGGATACTGTTATACCAGCGAATAATACGACGCCAGAATCCTATCTGGTACAACAATATTTTGCCAAGATGGTAGAGGATGGTTGTACATGTGTTGTAATGGAGGTATCTTCCCAAGGCTTAATGCTTCATCGTGTGAGTGGATTTACCTTTGATATTGGCGTATTTACCAACATGGAGCCAGACCACATTGGGCCAGGAGAACATGGAAGTTTTGAAGAGTATATGGCTTGTAAGGGACTTCTTTTCAAGCAATGTAAGGTGGGTATCGCTAATGTTGATGACAAACATATGGAACAGGTGCTAAGTGGCCATACTTGTACACTAGAGACTTATGGACTTAGTGAAAAAGCAGATTTAAGAGCAGTTGATATCGATTTACATTCCAAACTTGGTAACTTAATGGTATTATATAAGGTAAAGGGATTATGTGACTTCCCAGTTCAAGTTAATATACCAGGAAAATTTACTGTTTATAATTCGCTAACAGCAATTGCAATCTGTAGACATTTTAATATCAGTACAGAACGTATCAAGGAAGTGTTAACTAAGGTTAAGGTAAAAGGCAGAGTAGAGCCAGTAGAAGTTTCAAAAAAATTCACGATGATGATCGACTATGCTCATAACGCAATGAGTCTTCAAAGTGTATTATCTACCCTAAGAGAATATGAGCCAAAGCGTTTAGTATGCTTATTTGGCTGTGGAGGGAATCGTTCAAAAGACCGTCGTTTTGAGATGGGTGAGATATCATCGAATTTAGCAGATTATACGATTGTTACTTCAGATAATCCTAGGTTTGAGGAACCACAGGATATCTTAAATGATATTGTTGTTGGAGTAAAGCGTGGTAAAGGAGACTATATAGCGATCCTTGATCGTAAGGAAGCAATCCGTCACAGTATCTTAACTGCGAAAGAAGGAGACATCATTCTGATTGCTGGGAAAGGCCATGAAAATTATCAAGAAATTCGTGGTGTGAAGCATCATATGGATGATCGAGAATTGATACAAGAGATCGTTGCAGAGATGACATTAGAGCAGCGAAATGCTCTTTAA